One Trichormus variabilis 0441 genomic window, TAATACAGTAATTATCACAGGCGCATCTCAAGGTATTGGCAAAGCCACAGCATTATTATTTGCCCGTCAAAATTATAATGTTGTGCTGGCAGCTCGCCAACCTGATCGTTTAGAAGCGATCGCCACCGAGATACGGGAACTGGGACAAGAAGCGATCGCCATTCCTACCGATGTCAAAGATGCTACACAAGTTAATAACATGATACAAAAGGCGATCGCTCATTTTGGTCAAGTAGATGTATTAATTAATAATGCAGGTATCTTTTGCTTGGGTTCTGTAGAAAATTTCAGCTTAGAAGATCGGCATCAAATTATTGACACTAATTTGTGGGGTTATATTCATACCATTTATGCCATATTGCCCTATTTTCTCCAGCGTTGTGCAGGAACTATTGTGAATGTCAGTTCTATTGGTGGTTTAGAACCTATTCCTTACCATGTGCCTTACACAGCCAGCAAATACGCCATAACAGGGTTGACAAAATCCCTACACGCAGAATTATCACCTAAAGGCATTCACGTTAGCGGCATTTATCCCAGCTTCATCAGCACCCAACTTATGGAACGAGCAATTTTCCGTGGTAAAGATGAAGAAATAGCGCAAGCACGGACTGAATTAGTAGGTAAGGCGATTCAAATGCCTGTACTAGAAAAACCAGAAGATGTAGCCAAAGCAATTTGGAGTGCAGTCAAAAACAAGCGTTCTGATGTCGTCGTAGGTTCAGCTAACTTTTGGAAGGCGGCTTATCAATTGACTCCTAGTTTGATACAGTCTCTTGTCCGGCGCGTCTTTGGCATGGAAGAACGCAAATAAGTTGATGCTCATCATGCCTGGTTGTTATTTTGGTGTGGAAAAAATGCTGATAAAGACTGCTACTGCATAGTATTCCGTAAAATCTGAAATGGCTGATTTTTATTTTCCCATACACGAATATCTGAATATATTTGTGTCTCACGAAAATAAACATCTTCATAAGCCAGCCGCAAAATACGCTCAAGACTTTTTGGTTCAATGTCGCTAGGTTTGTTGCTTCCTAAAACTTTGCGTAAACTAAGAGACAGAATTTCTACTAAATCATGACCACAACATACTTGCCAGGGATCATAATTATTGCTTTTCTGGTTTAATAGTTTTTGTTGTAAGTCTTCATCCTTCAAAGAAAAAGCCTGAGATTTATTTTTTACTTCCTTAATCAATTTAAGTTCATCAATTAGCAGAGTTTGTTCATCAATAAATTTACTAAATGTAATCCCATCAAATGTTAAATTTAGTTCATTACTTAAAGAAATGAAAAGTAAATATCCTACTACAATAGCAGCTTCAAGTAATGCTAATCTGATATCTCGCCGAAACTGATTAATTTTCTCTTCAGAACCAAACTCAGCAATTAATTTATCTAATGCTGGTGATTTAATCAGCATAGTTTCTAAATCATGGGTGTCGGTGCGAATCAAATTAGGACTGCTATATGAGAAAGTTGTCAAACGCTCAAAATCTGCATCGACAATTGCTAACACTCCTGGAAAATCTGATTGTTCCAAAATTTTCAGCACTGCAATAACACGTTGCTTGCTAGAAGGCTTTCCCGAAACTGTATGTACTTGACAGGTTAATTTGTCAGTAAATCGCTCATAAAATATTTTATCAGAACCACCTTCTACTAGTAAAAAAGTGCCTGTATAAGTACTTCTTAGTAATCTTATTTTATTAGCATCGCGGTCAACAGAAAGAAAATCCCTCACTTTTCTGGCCTTTTTAATTCAACCGTCAAATCCCACCGATCTTGAATAATATCTGGCGAATGTGTAGCCATAAGAATATCTAAGTCTGCAAGCTTGGTGATTTCTTGCAAATCTTTTAAAAACTGAACTTGCCACCCCACATGAAGTGATATTTCTGGCTCATCAATTAAGACTAGAGAATTAGGTTGGACTTTAAATAATAGTTCATAAAGTAGGACTAATTCATGTTGTTCACCAGATGATAAATCTGTAGGTGAGAGATTTTTGGAATTAGATGACGATGAATTGTAAAGCGTCGTAAAAATAAAACCTTTTTCTTTACTAAAGTTTATTTCTTTATAAGAATAGGCAAATTTATTATTAATTATTTTTTTTAATAAATCTATTTTACTTGCTATATCATCAAAAACACTCAGTTTTTTTTCCACATCTTCAATATATACTGATAAAGCATTTTTAGTACTTTCATCTATATCTTGTGGCTGGATTTGAAATTCGGAATCTTCATCGTTATCTAAAAGTCCCACTTCTATCAGACGAGAGCGAGTTGCTTCAAGCTCATTTAAATTTTGACGCAGTTGGTTATCCGTTATATCTGCTGATGGCTGTTGCTTCACTACTCTAATAGGAAAAGTTCTATCAAGAGACTGAGATACTTTACCGTATTCCTGAAATTTATCCTGCATCAATTTAGCGAGTTCATCAGAATAAGCAGAAACTGTTGATATCATTGAATATTTGTTAGATGAACCATTAGGAGATAAGTTCAACAAGCGTTGTGATTCAATAAGTCGAATACGAATATATTTTTTTATATTTTCTAACCATTTAGGTTCTTCTTGAGATTTTAATTTTGGGTTTGGGGGAACATCTATTAAATTATATTTGACTCTTTCTAAAGAAGTAGTTCCTTCATTAGAAACCTGGAAAGTTCTTACCAATGCTTCTAGTTCTTCTATGTCAAACCGAGCGGAACGAAAAGTATTTACTGCTTTATAAGTATTATAAGGATACAATGGCTTCAAAGAGACAGAAACTGGCTTTGAATCGTTTTCATAAAACTTGAGAATAATATCACTGTCGTCTACATTCTCTAACTCTTTCGTATATTTTATTATTTCGATACTACTGTTATTATTAAATTCAAGCCTGAATATATTAAATGGAATATCGATTAATTCTGAATATCTAGAGTTAAAAAAACTATTTAAAATTCTTAATATCGCTGTTTTACCAAAACCATTTGGCCCATGAATAATAGTGATTCGCTCATCCATATTTAATGGAATCACATGATCAAAAATGCCAAACAAGCCACTGACGGAAATTTGCTTAATTCGCATACTCATCAAGTCCTTTAGACTCACTGTCAGCAAAAAATTCTAAACAAGCTTGAATGTCTTCTGCTGTTAATTCGGGAAAGTCTTCTAAAATGTCTGCATGGAACATACCAGCAGCCAACCACCCCAAAACATCGTACACTGTAATTCGCATTCGTCGAATACAGGGCTTACCACCTCTTTTATCTGGTTCAATAGCGATAATATTGCGATCGCTCATAGTCTTTTTAGTATTATTCTTAAGTCTAGAGCAGCCTAAGAGCGACCAACAATCACTTTCAACAAATACTGTGACAACGTAAATGCGTCCACGCCTAACTCTGTACGCTCACTGGCGGCTAAAATACCTGCTTGTCCGTGCCACCATGCAGCCGTAGCCACAATATCCTCTACAGGTATTGCTTTATTTACCGCTTGTGCCAACAATCCACCCAATAACCCCGTTAACACATCGCCACTACCACCACGAGCTAAAGCTGGTGTACTTTCAGGATTAATCCATACTGAACCTTGAGGATTGGCTATGGCAGTTCTCGCTCCTTTTAACAATACCACTGCACCGCTTTGGGCTGCTGCTTCCTGCACGGCTTTGACTCTATCGCCTTTAGCATCAGCAATATCAGGAAACAATCGGTGAAATTCGCCTGTATGGGGTGTGAGTACTGTTGCAGCTTGGC contains:
- a CDS encoding AAA family ATPase, translated to MRIKQISVSGLFGIFDHVIPLNMDERITIIHGPNGFGKTAILRILNSFFNSRYSELIDIPFNIFRLEFNNNSSIEIIKYTKELENVDDSDIILKFYENDSKPVSVSLKPLYPYNTYKAVNTFRSARFDIEELEALVRTFQVSNEGTTSLERVKYNLIDVPPNPKLKSQEEPKWLENIKKYIRIRLIESQRLLNLSPNGSSNKYSMISTVSAYSDELAKLMQDKFQEYGKVSQSLDRTFPIRVVKQQPSADITDNQLRQNLNELEATRSRLIEVGLLDNDEDSEFQIQPQDIDESTKNALSVYIEDVEKKLSVFDDIASKIDLLKKIINNKFAYSYKEINFSKEKGFIFTTLYNSSSSNSKNLSPTDLSSGEQHELVLLYELLFKVQPNSLVLIDEPEISLHVGWQVQFLKDLQEITKLADLDILMATHSPDIIQDRWDLTVELKRPEK
- a CDS encoding DUF433 domain-containing protein, whose translation is MSDRNIIAIEPDKRGGKPCIRRMRITVYDVLGWLAAGMFHADILEDFPELTAEDIQACLEFFADSESKGLDEYAN
- a CDS encoding SDR family NAD(P)-dependent oxidoreductase, yielding MTNTVIITGASQGIGKATALLFARQNYNVVLAARQPDRLEAIATEIRELGQEAIAIPTDVKDATQVNNMIQKAIAHFGQVDVLINNAGIFCLGSVENFSLEDRHQIIDTNLWGYIHTIYAILPYFLQRCAGTIVNVSSIGGLEPIPYHVPYTASKYAITGLTKSLHAELSPKGIHVSGIYPSFISTQLMERAIFRGKDEEIAQARTELVGKAIQMPVLEKPEDVAKAIWSAVKNKRSDVVVGSANFWKAAYQLTPSLIQSLVRRVFGMEERK
- a CDS encoding DUF4435 domain-containing protein, encoding MRDFLSVDRDANKIRLLRSTYTGTFLLVEGGSDKIFYERFTDKLTCQVHTVSGKPSSKQRVIAVLKILEQSDFPGVLAIVDADFERLTTFSYSSPNLIRTDTHDLETMLIKSPALDKLIAEFGSEEKINQFRRDIRLALLEAAIVVGYLLFISLSNELNLTFDGITFSKFIDEQTLLIDELKLIKEVKNKSQAFSLKDEDLQQKLLNQKSNNYDPWQVCCGHDLVEILSLSLRKVLGSNKPSDIEPKSLERILRLAYEDVYFRETQIYSDIRVWENKNQPFQILRNTMQ